In one Paenibacillus sp. JQZ6Y-1 genomic region, the following are encoded:
- a CDS encoding DUF4179 domain-containing protein, which produces MNNQNNQASPSKQDSQHTTPSSSTVITTADTPALSNQKRTWWSRIRDLLDIRLLVLVISTVIVILILLLTSWLKPNHTSSNELSWGELEPFRFYQSEQVHNQSLVSAIEHNYIQHIDKSAEQNGYRLTINAVTADENRLILLYTAHTDKDAYIPGVNSVKLRNIATGQPLSPASARLNGIQDENNSQQYYGTATIRLDQKQNFPREIAAQFQIMSTASSDYSGEAGAQSIHYSPTLLIHFSLAPQFQRQETEIIYPNRVVEWSNHKLIMSRVEISPLEMRVRFTSDTSVDEKDARPLWLKPEHIISEKHGNAVNLVPTGSRLISCDPYTFEHVFYSNLLNEPDALQLVVEPRDASAYEDVRIIKIK; this is translated from the coding sequence ATGAATAATCAGAACAACCAAGCTTCACCCTCAAAGCAGGATTCCCAGCATACAACTCCGTCCTCTTCCACGGTCATAACTACTGCCGATACGCCAGCATTGTCAAACCAAAAAAGGACGTGGTGGAGCCGTATTCGCGACTTGCTGGATATTCGCCTGCTTGTGCTTGTCATTTCCACGGTGATCGTAATTCTAATTCTACTGCTGACCAGTTGGCTCAAGCCGAATCATACGAGCAGCAATGAGCTGAGCTGGGGCGAGCTGGAGCCGTTTCGCTTTTATCAAAGTGAACAGGTGCATAATCAGAGTCTTGTATCGGCTATTGAGCATAATTACATTCAGCATATCGACAAGTCTGCGGAGCAAAATGGATATCGACTAACCATTAACGCTGTTACCGCAGACGAGAACCGCTTGATTCTGCTCTATACCGCACATACCGATAAGGACGCGTACATTCCGGGTGTGAATAGTGTCAAGCTGCGCAATATCGCCACGGGTCAACCGCTAAGTCCCGCTTCTGCCCGTCTGAATGGCATTCAGGATGAGAACAACTCACAGCAATACTATGGCACAGCAACGATCCGACTGGATCAGAAGCAAAATTTCCCACGTGAGATTGCTGCCCAGTTTCAGATTATGTCTACCGCTAGCTCGGATTATTCCGGTGAGGCAGGCGCGCAAAGTATTCACTATTCGCCTACGCTGCTTATCCACTTCTCACTCGCTCCGCAATTTCAGCGGCAGGAAACAGAGATTATTTATCCGAACCGAGTGGTGGAATGGAGCAATCACAAGCTGATCATGTCACGAGTAGAGATTTCTCCGCTAGAGATGCGTGTCCGCTTCACCTCGGATACCTCAGTCGATGAAAAGGATGCACGTCCACTCTGGCTGAAGCCAGAACATATCATTTCCGAGAAACATGGCAATGCCGTGAATCTAGTGCCGACAGGCAGTCGCTTAATTAGCTGTGATCCGTATACGTTTGAGCATGTCTTTTATAGCAATTTGCTGAATGAGCCGGATGCGCTTCAGTTAGTCGTAGAACCGCGTGATGCTTCCGCTTATGAAGATGTACGCATTATCAAAATCAAATAA
- a CDS encoding sugar kinase, whose protein sequence is MNRRMTENKIVLVKRRTRLQELIVRYNTVQQAQFYIERLGADFGDYVQEDHQYQLALEQATVQLQQLGRVQLLDREHVPSFIFGPDDVVVVLGQDGLVANTMKYATGLPLIGVNPDPQRWDGVLLPFRVQELQPLLTDVFARRRQVKEVRLACAELNDGQMLYGVNDLFIGRKTHVSARYQISYGTVMEQQSSSGIIISTGMGSTGWFKSVLAGAAGIMNAANGGLSVQPPSVPSSFGWDSPYLYYSVREPFPSRNTSTELVFGRIENDPLRIVSQMPEDGVIFSDGVESDYLEFNSGVSATISIAQQKAHLVI, encoded by the coding sequence ATGAACCGACGGATGACCGAGAATAAAATCGTATTGGTCAAACGGAGGACGCGATTACAAGAACTGATTGTGCGCTACAATACCGTCCAGCAAGCGCAATTTTATATTGAGCGGCTGGGTGCTGATTTTGGCGATTATGTGCAGGAGGATCATCAATATCAGCTGGCATTGGAGCAAGCGACGGTACAATTGCAGCAGCTGGGCAGAGTGCAGCTGCTGGATCGAGAGCATGTACCCAGCTTTATTTTCGGACCAGACGATGTGGTCGTCGTGCTTGGACAGGATGGGCTGGTAGCGAATACGATGAAGTACGCAACAGGGTTGCCATTGATTGGTGTTAATCCTGATCCACAGCGTTGGGATGGCGTATTACTGCCGTTCCGAGTGCAAGAATTGCAGCCGCTGCTTACGGATGTGTTCGCTCGGCGACGGCAGGTGAAGGAGGTACGGCTTGCTTGTGCGGAGCTGAATGACGGGCAGATGCTATATGGAGTGAATGATCTGTTTATCGGGCGCAAAACGCATGTGTCTGCTCGCTATCAGATTAGCTATGGCACGGTGATGGAGCAGCAGTCGTCCAGCGGAATCATCATCTCAACAGGCATGGGCTCCACCGGATGGTTTAAAAGTGTACTTGCCGGAGCAGCGGGCATTATGAATGCGGCAAACGGCGGACTCAGTGTACAGCCGCCATCTGTGCCTTCATCGTTTGGTTGGGATTCACCATATTTGTATTACAGTGTGCGCGAGCCATTTCCAAGCCGCAATACATCGACTGAATTGGTTTTTGGTCGTATTGAAAATGATCCGCTGCGCATCGTATCTCAGATGCCAGAAGATGGAGTGATTTTCAGTGATGGGGTAGAGAGTGACTATTTGGAATTCAATTCCGGCGTAAGCGCCACGATAAGCATTGCACAGCAAAAAGCGCATCTTGTCATCTGA
- a CDS encoding SPFH domain-containing protein: MFGLRFAKFQPSDYVMKVKNGKIVKEGVGLSFYYYEPTTSVVVVPVSSIDVPFMFEEITSDYQTVTVQGQVTYRITEYRQTTRILNYTYNLKKNRYLSDDPDKLSQRVINIVKVLMKKRIEQLPLREAIQSSELLVRNITAEVKSNEELQKLGIEIMGLSILAILPNKETMRALEAQAREHILRNADEALYERRNASIEQERKVRENELNTEIAVETKKRQIRETQLEAERSVKIKQNEMQEEQLRFDTELEERKNQLIQLSTTNDRAKADAKAYEMSAVMQSLQDVPPHVLQAMASMGMKPDQLIAMAFQGLAENAGRIGQLNISPDLLQGLLNDNGQGATSQRGGRTS; this comes from the coding sequence ATGTTCGGACTGCGGTTTGCCAAATTTCAACCCAGCGATTATGTAATGAAAGTGAAAAACGGCAAGATTGTGAAGGAAGGCGTCGGTTTATCGTTTTACTACTACGAGCCCACTACATCTGTCGTAGTCGTTCCTGTTTCGTCGATTGATGTACCCTTTATGTTTGAAGAGATTACGAGTGATTACCAGACCGTCACTGTACAGGGGCAGGTCACATACCGAATTACTGAATACCGTCAGACGACACGTATTTTGAACTACACCTATAATCTAAAAAAGAACCGTTACTTATCAGATGATCCTGACAAGCTATCCCAGCGGGTGATCAATATCGTCAAAGTACTGATGAAAAAGCGGATCGAGCAGTTACCGCTACGTGAAGCGATTCAATCCAGTGAACTGCTCGTACGCAATATTACAGCAGAAGTAAAGAGCAACGAGGAGCTGCAAAAGCTTGGTATCGAGATCATGGGCTTGTCGATTCTGGCGATTCTACCGAACAAGGAAACGATGCGTGCACTAGAAGCACAGGCGAGGGAGCATATTTTGCGTAATGCAGATGAAGCGCTGTACGAACGCCGCAACGCTTCGATTGAGCAGGAGCGCAAAGTGCGTGAGAACGAGCTGAATACCGAGATCGCTGTCGAGACGAAAAAACGCCAAATTCGTGAAACCCAGCTAGAAGCCGAACGCTCGGTCAAAATCAAACAAAACGAGATGCAGGAAGAACAGCTTCGCTTCGATACCGAGCTAGAAGAACGCAAAAATCAGCTGATCCAGCTGAGTACAACCAACGACCGTGCCAAAGCAGATGCAAAAGCCTATGAGATGTCGGCGGTAATGCAATCGCTGCAAGATGTTCCACCACATGTATTGCAGGCGATGGCAAGCATGGGCATGAAGCCGGATCAATTGATTGCGATGGCATTCCAAGGCTTAGCGGAAAATGCTGGGCGGATCGGACAGCTGAATATTTCGCCAGATCTGCTGCAAGGATTGCTGAATGACAATGGACAGGGAGCGACCAGTCAACGGGGAGGTCGGACATCATGA
- a CDS encoding helix-turn-helix domain-containing protein codes for MRYFVPVQPPMLEYGVLHKHYRYNEYAPDERLRDVVCCYWSSAAEPQQDCQWHRIVPDGCIDIIFDLDAREIQGAFLSPLMMSYEVMPLQEQMAFFGIRMYASQLRRLFGYAGATLIGDHIGLDGWLGQEATVITEQVITASDLAERIQLVDTWLLHLLYQRDDPTSSLWHTVVQEIHDRRGNVSIRQLATDTYYSERTLRRLFQQELGISPKEWADIVRFQAVLRYWQMKPQLPLRELATTFGYYDQAHLNLAFHRYYGLTPGQLRLRQMGAD; via the coding sequence ATGCGTTACTTTGTTCCAGTGCAGCCACCGATGCTAGAGTACGGGGTTTTGCACAAGCATTATCGGTATAACGAATATGCGCCTGATGAGCGTTTGCGAGATGTCGTTTGCTGTTATTGGAGTTCTGCTGCGGAGCCTCAACAGGATTGCCAATGGCATCGCATTGTACCGGATGGTTGTATTGATATTATTTTTGATCTGGATGCACGGGAGATACAGGGTGCCTTTCTATCCCCGCTGATGATGTCGTATGAAGTCATGCCGCTACAGGAGCAGATGGCATTCTTCGGGATACGGATGTATGCTAGTCAACTCCGTCGCTTGTTTGGATATGCAGGTGCCACCTTGATCGGTGATCATATTGGATTGGATGGATGGTTAGGACAGGAAGCAACGGTTATAACAGAGCAAGTCATCACTGCCAGTGATCTAGCAGAACGAATCCAGCTCGTGGATACATGGCTGCTGCATTTGTTATATCAACGGGATGATCCAACATCTTCGTTATGGCATACGGTTGTTCAGGAGATACATGATCGACGGGGAAATGTGAGTATTCGGCAGCTGGCTACAGATACATACTATAGTGAACGCACATTGCGGCGGCTCTTTCAGCAGGAGCTAGGCATTTCGCCTAAGGAGTGGGCAGATATTGTACGATTTCAAGCGGTGCTTCGATACTGGCAAATGAAGCCACAGCTACCTCTACGTGAATTGGCGACAACATTTGGTTATTATGATCAGGCGCATTTGAATTTGGCATTTCATCGGTATTATGGTCTCACACCGGGACAGCTGCGTCTGCGTCAGATGGGTGCCGATTAA
- a CDS encoding VOC family protein — MKLNLKYIILYVNDLEQSLHFYRDLLGLPIKMQVDTYVEFETGDTTLSLNTRQSVNELLNLGLTDDVPAASSFEVGFVVEDVPTVIEHLRDQCVIIKHEPVTKPWGQTVAYVTDPDGHFVEICTAIG, encoded by the coding sequence ATGAAATTGAATCTCAAGTATATTATTTTGTATGTGAATGATCTGGAGCAATCGCTACACTTTTATCGTGATTTGCTCGGTCTGCCTATCAAAATGCAGGTGGATACCTATGTGGAGTTTGAGACGGGCGATACCACCTTGTCACTAAATACGCGGCAATCGGTGAATGAGCTGCTGAATCTTGGATTGACGGACGATGTTCCCGCAGCGAGCAGCTTTGAAGTGGGCTTTGTTGTTGAGGATGTGCCGACTGTGATTGAGCATCTACGTGATCAATGCGTGATCATCAAGCATGAACCAGTGACGAAGCCTTGGGGACAAACGGTCGCTTATGTGACAGACCCAGATGGGCATTTTGTAGAGATTTGTACGGCGATTGGCTAA
- a CDS encoding carbohydrate ABC transporter permease, with protein MGRAISVRGERTRKPINIPDLLFSIVNYTILSLLLIVTIYPFYYIFIYSISDSFQAQSGVFLWPAGFSLESYKATLQLNGLQEAAIVSVLRTIIGTILTVLCCSFFAYLITKREMPMRRLIYRFVLVTMYFNAGFIPWYLTMKAYGLQNNFLLYVLPTALSGFNIILIKTFIEQLPPALEESAKIDGAGYFTTFTRIIFPLSTPIIATIAVFSAVGQWNTWFDNFFLVENPNLQTLQLVLYNFLNQSNSISSMSAAEMTNSAEVRTMTPQSIQMTITMLVTLPIVLVYPMLQRFFVKGIMMGAVKG; from the coding sequence ATGGGCAGAGCAATAAGCGTACGCGGTGAACGTACCCGCAAACCAATCAACATACCTGATTTGCTATTCAGCATTGTGAACTACACCATCCTCAGTCTGCTGCTGATCGTGACCATTTATCCGTTTTACTACATTTTCATCTACTCCATCAGTGATTCTTTTCAGGCGCAGAGCGGCGTATTCCTGTGGCCAGCCGGATTCTCACTAGAAAGCTACAAGGCAACCTTGCAGCTGAATGGATTGCAGGAGGCGGCAATCGTCTCGGTATTGCGGACGATTATCGGTACGATTTTGACCGTATTATGCTGTTCCTTCTTCGCATATCTGATCACCAAACGTGAAATGCCGATGCGTCGGTTGATTTACCGCTTCGTGCTCGTTACGATGTATTTTAACGCTGGGTTTATTCCGTGGTATCTGACCATGAAAGCATACGGTCTGCAAAATAACTTCCTGCTGTATGTGTTGCCGACCGCATTAAGTGGCTTCAATATCATTCTGATCAAAACCTTTATCGAGCAGCTGCCACCAGCGCTAGAGGAATCGGCGAAAATTGACGGGGCAGGGTATTTTACAACCTTTACCCGCATTATCTTCCCACTATCTACGCCGATCATCGCCACTATCGCAGTCTTCTCGGCAGTGGGACAGTGGAATACGTGGTTCGATAACTTCTTCTTAGTAGAGAATCCGAATCTGCAAACGCTCCAGCTGGTGCTGTATAATTTCCTCAATCAATCCAACAGCATCTCCAGCATGAGCGCCGCCGAAATGACCAATTCCGCCGAGGTGCGCACGATGACACCGCAATCGATTCAGATGACGATTACAATGCTGGTTACATTGCCAATTGTACTCGTCTATCCAATGCTGCAACGCTTCTTTGTAAAAGGTATTATGATGGGTGCGGTCAAAGGCTAA
- a CDS encoding ABC transporter permease, producing MDITYKKGEAIQTRKRRRIHADGIKLLLMTLPFIIFVIAFSYVPLFGWVYAFFDYRPGIPLSQTTFVGMEHFREMMHDRDMLRVLINTLALSLLSIIAAPLPLILAIMVSEVRNGFFKRLIQTTTTLPNYISWIIVFSLAFSMFSSEGAINTIIARLGLSDTPLNVLGNPDHVWMVQTLLLIWKTIGWNAIIYLAAIVGIDGEQYDAAKIDGAGRFRSIVHITIPNIMPTFIVLLLLAVSNLLSAGFEQYLVFNNIMVADKIEVLDLYVYRLGLVTNDYPYSTAVGMFKSVISIILLFMINSLSKKVRGESII from the coding sequence GTGGACATTACGTATAAAAAAGGAGAAGCTATTCAGACGCGCAAGCGGCGCCGCATTCATGCAGACGGAATCAAGCTGCTACTAATGACGTTACCGTTTATCATTTTTGTAATCGCTTTCAGTTATGTGCCGCTATTCGGTTGGGTGTATGCGTTTTTCGATTATCGTCCGGGAATTCCGCTCAGTCAGACGACGTTTGTTGGCATGGAGCATTTCCGTGAAATGATGCACGACCGCGATATGTTGCGTGTATTGATCAATACGCTGGCGCTTAGCCTGCTGTCGATCATCGCTGCACCGCTGCCGCTCATTCTGGCGATTATGGTATCGGAAGTCCGCAACGGATTTTTCAAAAGACTAATTCAGACGACCACCACATTGCCGAACTATATTAGCTGGATTATCGTATTCTCACTCGCGTTTAGCATGTTCAGCTCGGAGGGCGCGATCAATACGATTATTGCAAGACTCGGACTCAGCGATACGCCGCTCAACGTACTCGGTAACCCGGATCATGTATGGATGGTGCAAACCTTGCTCCTGATCTGGAAAACCATCGGCTGGAACGCCATCATCTATCTAGCTGCTATTGTCGGCATTGATGGTGAGCAATACGATGCCGCCAAGATCGACGGAGCTGGACGATTCCGCAGTATCGTGCATATTACAATTCCGAATATCATGCCAACCTTTATCGTTTTGCTGTTGCTGGCAGTGAGCAATCTGCTGTCCGCAGGCTTTGAACAATATCTCGTTTTCAACAATATTATGGTTGCCGACAAAATCGAGGTGCTGGATTTGTATGTATACCGTCTCGGTCTTGTCACCAACGACTATCCATATTCCACCGCAGTCGGCATGTTCAAATCGGTGATTAGTATCATCCTGCTGTTTATGATCAATAGCCTATCCAAAAAAGTACGTGGTGAGAGCATTATCTAA
- the dat gene encoding D-amino-acid transaminase, translated as MLLWNGKLVQEEDVRVSYKDRGYYFGDGIYEVFRLYQGVIFEKEAHLDRLYRSLDEIKITLHWSREELSQQIDGLAATFGDQDGILYLQFTRGEAKRAHVFPEHCEAVMLGYCEPLPRPTATIEKGIAAITLEDIRWLRCNIKSLNLLANTLAKQEAAEAGAHEAILIRSNDVVTECTSSNLLIVKDGTIYTHPNGNLILDGITKQVVHRIANQLGIPYVEQAFHREQLLDADEAFLTSTTQEATPIITIDGKPVGNGTPGPIVKQLQAAYVEAVEQLLADAGRSVSSLS; from the coding sequence ATGTTACTGTGGAACGGCAAGCTGGTACAGGAAGAAGATGTGCGTGTATCGTATAAGGATCGCGGATACTATTTTGGAGATGGCATTTATGAAGTGTTCCGGTTATATCAGGGTGTGATTTTTGAAAAGGAAGCGCATTTGGATCGGTTATACCGCAGTCTAGATGAGATCAAAATCACGCTGCATTGGAGCCGCGAAGAATTGTCTCAACAAATTGACGGGTTGGCGGCGACATTTGGAGATCAAGACGGCATTTTGTATTTGCAATTTACCCGTGGGGAAGCGAAACGGGCGCATGTGTTTCCCGAGCATTGCGAAGCTGTCATGCTCGGTTATTGCGAGCCATTGCCCCGACCAACTGCTACGATAGAGAAGGGCATTGCTGCGATCACATTGGAGGATATTCGCTGGCTGCGGTGTAATATCAAGTCCCTGAATCTGCTGGCCAATACATTGGCGAAGCAAGAGGCGGCGGAAGCAGGCGCACACGAAGCGATTCTGATTCGCAGCAATGATGTGGTGACCGAATGTACCTCATCCAATCTGCTGATTGTTAAGGATGGCACGATCTATACGCATCCGAATGGCAATCTCATTTTGGACGGGATTACGAAGCAGGTAGTGCATCGAATTGCCAATCAACTCGGTATCCCGTATGTGGAGCAAGCATTCCATCGTGAGCAACTGCTGGATGCAGACGAAGCCTTCCTGACCAGCACGACTCAGGAAGCGACTCCGATCATTACCATCGACGGCAAGCCTGTCGGAAATGGGACACCGGGACCGATCGTGAAGCAACTGCAAGCCGCGTACGTGGAAGCGGTGGAGCAATTACTGGCAGATGCGGGAAGATCGGTAAGCAGTTTGTCATAA
- a CDS encoding cache domain-containing sensor histidine kinase, with protein sequence MRLWRRSGSTGRIQHLGTQLIVYFMAISIIVFSLATYFLYTFMLGLIKEQNEKLLYQQFQQTDHNIHSLLSDVDRLSKLFLLDNNVQNYLQSNDTRTQLENIELKKDIYGRIANFISNYNYIHSIYIITDKNGALGGDATRTLVHEGRGWTDSFFQSEGYERAKQSFPNLTIAGATSESYYNPYITGDNESKLISLIRGVRPLYEPNTNATVIFNLDEQYLASTYSAALNMAEGNMYIVNSSGVIVSGSSPAEVGQNSPYVPPTDSDTTFGSYDAVKNGDPIQIVYYKLQDSDWYMMREVPLGLFSQQIFSVQRIMVIVFCLSILAIFGVSYFSLKKLIRPLHLLAHKMRDVSQGDLGVTFTNIPNNEFGTVMRRFNEMSLSIVDLLRRNNEMQEKRRELEIEALQYQINPHFLYNTLNMIRWMATMVRADNIVTSVVALGNILRPVFASKDSMCTLRDELNYLENYIKIINLRFNSTIVFTFDIQPEMLNYRIPRFILQPVVENSIKYVREDHEGIEISIEAYEDEQDLWLSVVDSGTGFDPELREELNARLAAGEGYDVDEESEEAKPNVSGIKTPPSSLHIGSEEATSERGSGVGLYNINKRIQLYFGKPYGVNIPQVPQGAEVTIRLPKLTDELPAHLQMDETAK encoded by the coding sequence ATGCGCCTCTGGCGTCGTTCTGGCAGTACGGGTCGGATTCAGCATCTGGGTACGCAGCTGATCGTCTATTTTATGGCAATCAGCATCATTGTATTCTCGCTGGCTACGTATTTTCTGTATACGTTCATGCTGGGACTGATCAAGGAGCAGAATGAGAAGCTGCTGTATCAGCAATTTCAACAAACCGATCATAATATCCACAGTCTGCTGAGCGATGTGGATCGGCTGTCGAAGCTATTTTTGCTGGACAACAATGTGCAGAATTATTTGCAAAGTAACGATACGCGCACACAATTGGAAAATATCGAGCTGAAAAAGGACATCTACGGACGTATCGCCAACTTTATCAGCAACTACAACTACATCCATTCCATCTACATCATCACGGACAAAAATGGTGCACTCGGCGGCGATGCAACTCGTACGCTTGTGCACGAAGGACGCGGTTGGACGGACAGCTTTTTCCAATCCGAGGGATATGAGCGTGCTAAGCAGTCGTTTCCGAATCTGACGATTGCCGGAGCGACAAGCGAATCGTATTACAATCCATATATTACGGGAGACAATGAAAGTAAGCTGATCAGCCTCATTCGTGGGGTGCGTCCGCTATACGAGCCGAATACCAATGCAACCGTCATCTTCAATCTGGATGAGCAATATCTAGCATCGACCTATTCCGCTGCACTGAATATGGCAGAGGGCAATATGTATATCGTGAATAGCAGCGGTGTGATCGTATCAGGCAGCAGCCCAGCGGAGGTTGGTCAGAATAGCCCGTATGTGCCGCCAACTGATAGCGATACAACCTTTGGTAGCTATGATGCGGTAAAAAATGGCGACCCGATTCAGATCGTGTACTACAAATTGCAGGATTCCGACTGGTATATGATGCGTGAAGTGCCGCTCGGTCTGTTCTCGCAGCAGATTTTCTCTGTACAGCGTATTATGGTCATTGTGTTCTGTTTGAGTATTCTGGCTATTTTCGGAGTCTCGTATTTCTCATTAAAGAAGCTAATCCGACCGCTGCATCTACTGGCGCACAAAATGCGCGATGTCAGTCAGGGCGATCTGGGTGTGACCTTTACCAATATTCCCAATAATGAATTTGGCACCGTAATGCGGCGGTTTAATGAAATGTCGCTCAGCATCGTCGATCTGCTGCGGCGCAATAATGAGATGCAGGAGAAGCGGCGCGAGTTAGAGATCGAAGCGCTGCAATATCAGATCAATCCGCACTTTCTGTACAATACGCTCAATATGATTCGCTGGATGGCGACGATGGTGCGGGCGGACAATATTGTTACTAGCGTCGTGGCGCTCGGTAATATTTTGCGTCCGGTATTCGCCAGTAAGGATAGCATGTGTACACTGCGCGACGAACTGAATTATTTGGAAAACTATATCAAAATTATCAATCTGCGCTTCAATAGCACGATTGTATTTACCTTTGATATTCAGCCAGAGATGCTTAATTATCGAATTCCGCGCTTTATTTTGCAGCCTGTGGTGGAGAATTCGATTAAGTATGTACGCGAAGATCATGAAGGTATTGAGATCAGTATCGAGGCATACGAGGATGAGCAGGATCTGTGGCTGTCGGTCGTTGATTCTGGAACAGGCTTCGACCCAGAGCTGCGTGAGGAACTAAATGCGCGCTTGGCAGCGGGAGAAGGATACGATGTTGATGAAGAGAGTGAGGAAGCCAAGCCGAACGTCAGTGGCATCAAAACGCCGCCGAGCAGCCTGCATATTGGCAGTGAAGAAGCTACCAGTGAACGCGGTAGCGGGGTTGGACTGTACAATATCAACAAACGCATTCAGCTGTATTTTGGCAAGCCGTATGGTGTGAATATTCCCCAAGTGCCGCAGGGCGCAGAGGTGACCATTCGTTTGCCTAAGCTGACAGATGAGTTACCAGCACATCTGCAAATGGACGAGACGGCAAAGTAA
- a CDS encoding response regulator — MYKVMIVEDEMLVRIGLKNSVDWSKFGMHVIADLPDGQSALDMYQQEKPDLIITDIRMPRMDGMELISSIRQQDKQTRIVVLSCLEEFELARRAMSLGVSGYILKLTMTEQEIESVLGGVRHELDEQQRQSTVSVSHHSRAVPSANLELVKEKFLKDFLLYGIYSAEEFEQFVQQSGMRLSPVRLIACVIELDHYARLTDKFKDEHGHLIKMTLLNMLTELTSSFQRGEGFYLDHRHYLLLLSFDDVRSEQVIRQELDQMLQRVQEAIRTYFGSSVSFGISEMENTYRHLSRSYHEARQALGNKFLTGSGKVHTRGEQLNLTPLEQRLEHIRHYMPVRELLSPLKQQRYDDYMDMLSSQLRADHRAMQHLLFQFIQWVSTSLYDHHQNEKTLLSDITGQLEQCDTLPEMLDQVLDYLSELVEYSRNLLHMSNEIARALQYIKQNYAQNISLQQVADHVSLSFGYLSNLFKKELQITFVDYLNRYRIERAKELLIGTNLKSYDIAVQVGFSPEYTYFSKVFKKVTGLNPNEYRRQWLSGAGAADVGGVKR, encoded by the coding sequence ATGTATAAAGTTATGATTGTGGAGGATGAAATGCTGGTACGCATCGGTCTAAAAAATTCGGTCGATTGGAGCAAGTTTGGCATGCACGTCATCGCCGATCTGCCAGATGGACAGAGTGCGCTGGATATGTACCAGCAGGAGAAGCCCGATCTGATCATTACCGATATTCGCATGCCGCGCATGGATGGAATGGAGTTAATATCGAGTATCCGTCAGCAAGACAAGCAGACGCGTATTGTGGTGCTGTCTTGTCTCGAAGAATTCGAATTGGCACGCCGAGCGATGTCGCTTGGTGTATCCGGTTACATTTTAAAATTGACGATGACCGAGCAGGAGATTGAGAGCGTATTAGGCGGTGTCCGGCATGAGCTGGACGAGCAGCAACGTCAATCCACGGTCAGCGTGTCCCATCATAGCCGTGCTGTACCAAGCGCTAATCTGGAGCTGGTTAAGGAAAAGTTTCTAAAAGACTTTCTGTTATATGGCATCTACTCTGCTGAGGAATTTGAGCAATTTGTGCAGCAGAGCGGGATGCGTCTATCACCCGTGCGGCTGATCGCCTGCGTGATTGAATTGGATCATTATGCTCGGCTAACAGACAAGTTCAAGGACGAACACGGGCATCTGATTAAGATGACGCTGCTGAACATGCTGACTGAGCTGACGTCTTCCTTTCAACGAGGCGAAGGATTTTATTTGGATCATCGACATTACTTACTGCTGCTCAGCTTTGACGATGTACGCTCGGAGCAGGTCATTCGTCAGGAGCTAGATCAGATGCTACAGCGTGTGCAGGAAGCGATACGTACGTATTTTGGCAGCTCGGTATCGTTTGGCATTAGCGAGATGGAGAATACGTATCGCCATCTGTCGCGTTCGTATCATGAAGCACGACAGGCGTTGGGCAACAAGTTTCTGACTGGCAGCGGTAAGGTGCATACCCGTGGCGAGCAGCTGAATCTAACGCCGCTAGAACAGCGCTTGGAGCATATCCGTCATTATATGCCAGTGCGAGAATTGCTATCTCCGCTCAAGCAGCAGCGATATGATGATTATATGGATATGCTGTCTAGTCAGCTACGCGCGGATCATCGTGCTATGCAGCATCTGTTATTCCAGTTTATTCAGTGGGTTAGTACCAGTCTGTATGATCACCATCAGAATGAGAAGACACTGCTGTCGGATATTACAGGGCAGCTGGAGCAGTGCGATACGCTACCGGAGATGCTGGATCAGGTGCTAGATTATCTGTCTGAGCTGGTAGAATATTCGCGCAATCTGTTGCATATGAGCAATGAGATTGCACGGGCGCTACAATACATCAAGCAAAACTATGCACAAAATATCAGCTTGCAGCAGGTTGCTGATCATGTCTCGCTCAGCTTTGGCTATCTGAGCAATCTGTTTAAAAAGGAACTGCAAATTACCTTTGTCGATTATCTGAATCGCTATCGGATTGAGCGTGCCAAGGAGCTGTTAATCGGCACCAATCTAAAATCATACGACATCGCCGTGCAGGTCGGATTTTCGCCGGAATATACGTATTTTAGCAAAGTATTCAAAAAAGTGACTGGTCTCAATCCGAATGAATACCGGCGTCAATGGCTAAGTGGAGCGGGTGCCGCCGACGTTGGCGGAGTGAAGCGCTGA